The following are encoded in a window of Suncus etruscus isolate mSunEtr1 chromosome 16, mSunEtr1.pri.cur, whole genome shotgun sequence genomic DNA:
- the LOC126032269 gene encoding cytochrome c oxidase assembly protein COX18, mitochondrial yields the protein MWRRLSSRFLRLFPLPEQLEARGPLRAPWLAPGSKPSALPARAIASLSAAGAGGAGGWYEALAASAPVAGAEAVLLGAHSATGLPWWGSILFTTAALRGAVTLPLAAYQHYILAKVENLQPEIKSIAKNLNLEVAVRANQLGWSKNVARLTFQRNLRRLVSDLYVRDNCHPFKATLLVWIQLPMWIFISVALRNFSTGAAHSEGASVQEQFATGGVLWFPDLTALDSTWILPISVGVINLLIIEIFAMQKITISRFQLYITNFLRAISVLMIPIAATVPSSIVLYWLCSSIMGLSQNLLLRSPRFRQLCRIPLTQSDSFTPYKDLFTAFYAKFISRK from the exons ATGTGGAGGCGGTTGAGCTCCAGGTTCTTGCGGCTGTTCCCTTTGCCGGAGCAGCTCGAAGCCCGAGGTCCTCTGCGTGCTCCATGGCTGGCGCCGGGCTCGAAGCCCTCCGCTCTGCCGGCGCGGGCGATCGCTTCTCTCTCGGCCGCTGGCGCGGGCGGCGCGGGCGGCTGGTATGAGGCCCTGGCGGCGTCGGCGCCGGTGGCGGGCGCGGAGGCCGTGCTGCTCGGAGCGCACAGCGCCACGGGGCTGCCGTGGTGGGGCAGCATCCTCTTCACCACCGCGGCCCTGCGCGGCGCCGTCACCTTGCCCCTGGCCGCCTACCAGCACTACATCCTGGCCAAG GTGGAAAATTTACAGCCAGAAATAAAAAGCATTGCTAAGAACCTTAACCTAGAAGTTGCTGTTCGTGCAAATCAGTTGGGCTGGTCCAAAAATGTTGCAAG ACTTACTTTCCAAAGAAATTTGCGGAGGCTTGTTTCAGATCTGTATGTTCGTGATAACTGCCACCCTTTCAAAGCCACTCTATTGGTCTGGATTCAGCTTCCAATGTGGATCTTCATATCTGTTGCTCTCCGGAATTTTAGCACAGGAGCAGCACATTCAGAAG GTGCATCTGTTCAGGAGCAGTTTGCTACTGGTGGAGTCTTGTGGTTTCCTGACCTCACTGCATTGGATTCTACTTGGATTCTGCCGATCTCTGTTGGTGTCATCAATTTATTAATAATAGAG atctTTGCTATGCAGAAAATTACAATATCCCGTTTTCAGTTGTATATCACAAACTTTCTTCGTGCAATATCAGTGTTAATGATTCCAATTGCTGCGACAGTACCTTCA TCGATTGTTCTCTACTGGTTATGTTCCAGCATCATGGGCCTTTCACAGAACTTGCTGCTGCGTTCTCCTAGGTTTCGACAACTTTGCCGAATACCATTGACCCAGTCCGATTCATTTACTCCTTATAAGGACCTCTTTACTGCCTTTTATGCCAAATTCATTTCAAGAAAATGA